Proteins from one Pseudomonas sp. KBS0710 genomic window:
- a CDS encoding ABC transporter substrate-binding protein gives MLKHAVLPLLVSAGLMAAAPFAQAATNLVFCSEGSPAGFDPGQYTTGTDFDASAETMFNRLTQFERGGTAVIPGLATSWDVSPDGLTYTFHLRDGVKFHTTSYFKPTRTFNADDVLFTFNRMINKDDPFRKAYPTEFPYFTDMGMDTNIKNIEKVDDHTVKFTLGTVDAAFIQNLAMSFASVQSAEYAAQLLKEGKPADINQKPIGTGPFVFKSYQKDSNIRYTGNKDYWKPDDVKIDNLIFAITTDPSVRIQKLKKNECQITLFPRPADLKALGEDKDLKLPHQAGFNLGYIAYNVMPVLKGQTAANPLSDLRVREALDMSVNKQQIIDSVYQGAGQLAVNAMPPTQWSYDTTIKDAKFDPAKAKELLKEAGVKEGTEITLWAMPVQRPYNPNAKLMAEMLQNDWKQIGLKVNIVSYEWGEYIKRSKGGENQAMIIGWSGDNGDPDNWLNVLFGCDSLAGNNFSKWCDKKFDGIVKEAKATSDVAKRTELYKQAQHILKDAVPMTPIAHSTVYQPMRNTVQDFKISPFGLNSFYGVSVSGK, from the coding sequence ATGCTTAAACACGCAGTCCTTCCGTTACTTGTTAGCGCTGGCCTTATGGCCGCAGCTCCTTTCGCCCAAGCGGCGACTAACCTGGTGTTCTGCTCTGAAGGGAGCCCGGCCGGTTTCGACCCAGGCCAGTACACCACCGGAACAGACTTCGATGCCTCGGCCGAAACCATGTTCAACCGTCTGACCCAGTTCGAACGCGGCGGCACTGCTGTGATTCCTGGGCTGGCCACCAGCTGGGACGTTTCCCCGGATGGCCTGACGTACACCTTCCACCTGCGTGATGGCGTGAAGTTCCACACCACCTCGTACTTCAAGCCGACCCGTACCTTCAATGCCGATGACGTGCTGTTCACGTTCAACCGCATGATCAACAAGGACGACCCGTTCCGCAAAGCCTACCCCACCGAGTTCCCGTACTTCACGGACATGGGGATGGACACCAACATCAAGAACATCGAGAAAGTCGATGACCACACCGTCAAGTTCACCCTTGGCACCGTGGACGCCGCTTTCATCCAGAACCTGGCGATGAGCTTCGCTTCCGTCCAGTCGGCCGAATACGCCGCCCAGCTGTTGAAGGAAGGCAAACCTGCGGACATCAACCAGAAGCCAATCGGCACTGGTCCGTTCGTATTCAAGAGCTACCAGAAAGATTCGAACATTCGTTACACCGGCAACAAGGATTACTGGAAGCCGGATGACGTGAAGATCGACAACCTGATCTTCGCCATCACCACTGACCCGTCGGTGCGTATCCAGAAGCTCAAGAAAAACGAATGCCAGATCACCCTGTTTCCACGTCCGGCCGACCTTAAGGCACTGGGCGAAGACAAGGACCTGAAACTGCCGCACCAGGCCGGTTTCAACCTGGGCTACATCGCTTACAACGTTATGCCGGTACTCAAGGGCCAGACCGCCGCCAACCCACTGTCTGACCTGCGCGTTCGTGAAGCGCTGGACATGTCGGTGAACAAGCAGCAGATCATCGACTCCGTGTACCAGGGCGCAGGCCAACTGGCCGTTAACGCCATGCCGCCGACCCAATGGTCCTACGACACCACCATCAAGGATGCGAAGTTCGACCCGGCCAAAGCCAAGGAACTGCTCAAGGAAGCCGGCGTTAAAGAAGGCACCGAGATCACCCTGTGGGCTATGCCGGTTCAACGTCCGTACAACCCGAACGCCAAGCTGATGGCCGAGATGCTGCAGAACGACTGGAAACAGATCGGCCTGAAGGTCAACATTGTCAGCTACGAGTGGGGCGAGTACATCAAGCGCTCCAAAGGCGGCGAGAACCAGGCCATGATCATTGGCTGGAGCGGTGACAATGGTGACCCGGACAACTGGCTGAACGTGCTGTTCGGCTGCGACTCGCTGGCCGGTAACAACTTCTCCAAATGGTGCGACAAGAAATTCGACGGCATCGTCAAAGAAGCCAAGGCCACATCGGATGTCGCCAAACGCACCGAGCTGTACAAGCAGGCGCAACATATCCTCAAAGATGCAGTCCCGATGACACCTATCGCGCACTCGACGGTGTATCAACCCATGCGCAACACCGTGCAGGACTTCAAGATCAGCCCGTTTGGCTTGAACTCCTTCTACGGCGTGAGCGTAAGCGGCAAGTAA
- a CDS encoding ABC transporter substrate-binding protein, whose product MGQAAEKKSLVFCSEGSPAGFDTAQYTTATDNDAAEPLYNRLVEFEKGATNVVPGLASKWDISEDGLTYTFHLREGVKFHSNKEFKPTRDFNADDVLFTFNRMLDPEHPFRKAYPTEFPYFNGMSLNKNIAKVEKTGPYTVVMTLNTVDAAFVQNIAMSFASILSAEYAEQLLKEGKPSDINQKPIGTGPFVFQRYQKDSQIRYVGNKQYWDPSRVKLDQLIFAINTDASVRVQKLKAGECQVTLHPRPADVDALKADPNLQLLTKPGFNLGYIAYNVRHKPFDQLEVRQALDMAVNKQSILNAVYQGAGQLAVNAMPPTQWSYDDSIKDAAYNPEKAKQLLKAAGVKEGTEITLWAMPVQRPYNPNAKLMAEMLQSDWAKIGLKVKIVSYEWGEYIKRTKNGEHDISLIGWTGDNGDPDNWLGTLYSCDAIGGNNYSMWCDPAYDKLIKQAKVVTDREQRTVLYKQAQQLLKQQVPITPVAHSTVNQPLSAKVEGFKVSPFGRNVFSGVSINP is encoded by the coding sequence ATGGGCCAAGCCGCCGAAAAAAAGAGCCTGGTGTTCTGCTCTGAAGGCAGCCCGGCCGGGTTCGACACTGCGCAGTACACCACCGCCACCGACAACGACGCGGCGGAGCCTTTGTACAACCGCCTGGTTGAATTCGAAAAAGGTGCGACTAACGTGGTGCCTGGGCTGGCATCCAAGTGGGATATTTCCGAAGACGGCCTGACTTACACCTTTCACCTGCGTGAAGGGGTGAAGTTCCACAGCAACAAGGAATTCAAGCCGACGCGCGACTTCAACGCCGACGACGTGCTGTTCACCTTCAACCGCATGCTTGACCCGGAACACCCGTTTCGCAAGGCCTACCCTACCGAGTTTCCGTACTTCAACGGGATGAGCCTGAACAAGAACATCGCCAAGGTCGAAAAGACCGGCCCCTACACCGTGGTGATGACCCTGAACACGGTTGACGCCGCGTTTGTACAGAACATCGCCATGAGCTTTGCCTCGATCCTGTCGGCCGAATACGCCGAACAGTTGCTCAAAGAAGGCAAGCCCAGCGACATCAACCAGAAGCCGATCGGCACCGGCCCGTTTGTATTCCAGCGCTACCAGAAAGACTCGCAGATCCGTTATGTGGGCAACAAACAGTATTGGGATCCGAGCCGCGTGAAGCTGGACCAACTGATTTTTGCGATCAATACCGACGCATCGGTGCGGGTGCAAAAGCTCAAGGCCGGCGAGTGCCAGGTAACCCTGCATCCACGCCCGGCTGATGTTGACGCGCTCAAGGCCGACCCGAACCTGCAACTGCTGACCAAGCCGGGGTTCAACCTCGGCTATATCGCCTACAACGTGCGCCACAAACCGTTCGACCAACTCGAAGTGCGCCAGGCGCTGGACATGGCGGTGAATAAGCAGAGCATCCTCAATGCCGTGTACCAGGGCGCTGGCCAACTGGCGGTCAACGCCATGCCGCCGACCCAGTGGTCTTACGACGACAGCATCAAGGACGCCGCCTACAACCCGGAAAAAGCCAAGCAACTGCTCAAGGCCGCCGGCGTTAAAGAAGGCACCGAGATCACCCTGTGGGCCATGCCGGTGCAGCGCCCGTACAACCCCAACGCCAAGCTGATGGCCGAAATGCTGCAAAGCGATTGGGCCAAGATCGGCCTCAAGGTCAAGATCGTCAGCTACGAATGGGGCGAATACATCAAGCGCACCAAGAACGGTGAGCACGATATCAGCCTGATCGGCTGGACCGGCGATAACGGTGACCCGGACAACTGGCTGGGCACTCTTTACAGCTGCGACGCCATCGGCGGGAACAACTACTCCATGTGGTGTGACCCGGCGTACGACAAGCTGATCAAGCAAGCCAAGGTCGTGACCGACCGCGAACAAAGGACTGTTCTGTACAAACAGGCGCAGCAATTGCTTAAACAGCAAGTGCCGATCACGCCAGTCGCCCACTCGACGGTCAACCAGCCGTTAAGCGCCAAAGTCGAAGGTTTCAAAGTCAGCCCCTTCGGCCGCAACGTGTTCTCGGGCGTCAGTATCAACCCATAA
- a CDS encoding OprD family porin yields the protein MKLSSKALLALAISSITATAFAETQSQDFVPTTLAGTSAQSEAKGFVDGASLGGTTRNWFSNEQKFRGGKFTYQKHGEARTDAYRTNWVQGTILNLSSGFTQGTVGVATEVAAYNAIVLDRSKRDIKGGSNRTLADSDGDAVDQWSKLGLANVKFRVSNTTLTAGRQNFSSGIVDTIGNRALPSSFEGFALNSEEFSNLSFQGAYFDRVSPRTEQSLSKFRTEYGNGQEADHVYTAGVNYQPFKSLKTSFFGAQVKDFWNQYYFGATHELGDSQQLSLTTGLNYYKTVDEGKKLMGKIDNDTYSLSLGLTHQAHSLTFSYQEVNGNEYFDYLHETNGIYLANSLTSDFNGPNEKSFQIAYGINMAEYGVPGLKFNIYSARGWGIDGTHYTGDGGRAGFAYNGIQTQDGEKHQEYGVGTSYAIQSGALKATTIRGTYVTHRASANQADGNIREFRLVTTIPFNIL from the coding sequence ATGAAACTGAGCAGCAAAGCGCTTCTGGCCCTGGCCATCAGCAGCATCACGGCGACCGCATTTGCGGAAACCCAGAGCCAGGACTTCGTTCCAACCACACTGGCCGGCACCAGCGCCCAAAGCGAGGCCAAGGGCTTTGTCGACGGCGCAAGCCTGGGCGGTACCACCCGTAACTGGTTCTCCAACGAACAGAAGTTCCGTGGCGGCAAGTTCACCTACCAGAAGCACGGCGAAGCGCGCACTGACGCTTACCGTACCAACTGGGTACAGGGCACCATCCTCAACCTGAGCTCGGGCTTTACCCAAGGCACCGTGGGCGTCGCTACCGAAGTCGCGGCCTACAACGCTATCGTGCTGGACCGCAGCAAGCGCGACATCAAGGGTGGCTCCAACCGTACCCTGGCCGACTCCGACGGTGATGCAGTCGATCAGTGGAGCAAACTGGGCCTGGCCAACGTGAAGTTCCGTGTTTCGAACACCACCTTGACCGCCGGTCGTCAGAACTTCAGCAGCGGCATCGTCGACACCATCGGCAACCGTGCGCTGCCATCGAGCTTCGAAGGTTTCGCACTGAACAGCGAAGAATTCAGCAACCTGTCGTTCCAGGGCGCTTACTTCGACCGCGTGTCGCCACGTACCGAACAGAGCCTGTCGAAATTCCGTACTGAATACGGCAATGGCCAGGAAGCGGATCACGTCTACACCGCCGGTGTGAACTACCAGCCGTTCAAGAGCCTGAAAACCAGCTTCTTCGGCGCTCAGGTCAAAGACTTCTGGAACCAGTACTACTTCGGCGCTACCCATGAACTGGGTGACAGCCAGCAACTGAGCCTGACCACCGGCCTGAACTACTACAAGACCGTGGACGAAGGCAAAAAGTTGATGGGCAAGATCGACAACGACACTTACTCGCTGTCGCTGGGCCTGACTCACCAGGCTCACAGCCTGACCTTCTCGTACCAGGAAGTTAACGGTAACGAGTACTTCGACTACCTGCACGAAACCAACGGCATCTACCTGGCCAACTCCCTGACGTCCGACTTTAACGGTCCGAACGAGAAATCGTTCCAGATCGCTTACGGTATCAACATGGCCGAATACGGCGTGCCGGGCCTGAAGTTCAACATCTACTCGGCTCGCGGCTGGGGCATCGACGGCACTCACTACACCGGCGACGGCGGCCGTGCCGGCTTCGCTTACAACGGCATCCAGACCCAGGATGGCGAGAAACACCAGGAATACGGTGTAGGCACTTCGTACGCCATTCAGAGCGGCGCACTCAAGGCCACCACCATCCGTGGTACCTACGTGACTCACCGTGCCAGCGCCAACCAGGCTGACGGCAACATCCGTGAGTTCCGCCTGGTGACCACCATCCCGTTCAACATTCTTTAA
- a CDS encoding ABC transporter substrate-binding protein: protein MKMLPLQAAIAAALLSVAIGVSAKPLVVCTEASPEGFDPVLYTTAVTADAAAETMFNRLVDFKPGTTEVIPALAKALPEISADGLTYTFHLRDDVKFHTTDYFKPTRNMNADDVLWSFQRQLDPNHPWHNKSVVGYPYFESMGFKELLKSVEKTDDHTVVFTLTRPEAPFLADLAMAFSSIHSAEYADQLLKSGKTDDLNAKPIGTGPFIFTRYAKDAQVRFKANPDYFRGKPPADPLILAITTDNNVRLQKLKANECQIALYPKPDDVPSMKADPNLKVAELAAMTTAYTALNTTHKYMSDARVRHAINIAFDKKGYNESLYGKGNAIDATGPYPPTLLGFSDKLKNPPRDLDKARALLKEAGVPEGTEFTLFTRNGGGPTNPNPMLGAQRMQADLAQIGLKVNIKVMEWGEMLKRAKNGEHDMVSAGWAGDNGDPDNFLTPNLSCDAAKNGENYARWCNKEFQDLIDKARAIEEPSKRAALYEQAMDVFEKDQPWIPMAYPKMFTAMRKNVEGFTQSPLTTNNFATTQVK from the coding sequence ATGAAAATGCTCCCGCTACAAGCTGCCATTGCCGCTGCGCTGTTGAGCGTTGCGATTGGCGTTTCGGCCAAACCGCTGGTGGTCTGCACCGAAGCCAGCCCGGAAGGTTTTGACCCGGTCCTGTACACCACTGCCGTAACCGCTGACGCCGCCGCAGAAACCATGTTCAACCGCCTGGTGGACTTCAAGCCCGGTACCACCGAAGTGATCCCCGCGCTGGCCAAGGCCCTGCCGGAAATCAGCGCCGACGGCCTGACCTACACCTTCCACCTGCGTGACGATGTAAAGTTCCACACCACCGACTACTTCAAACCCACGCGCAACATGAACGCCGACGACGTGCTTTGGAGCTTTCAGCGCCAGCTGGACCCGAATCACCCTTGGCACAACAAGTCCGTCGTGGGCTACCCATACTTTGAAAGCATGGGCTTCAAGGAACTGCTCAAAAGCGTAGAGAAGACCGACGATCACACTGTCGTCTTTACCCTGACCCGTCCTGAAGCACCGTTTCTGGCCGACCTGGCCATGGCGTTTTCCTCGATTCACTCCGCCGAATACGCCGACCAATTGCTCAAGTCCGGCAAGACCGATGACCTGAACGCCAAGCCTATCGGCACCGGCCCGTTCATCTTCACCCGTTACGCCAAAGACGCCCAGGTGCGTTTCAAAGCCAACCCGGATTACTTCCGTGGCAAGCCGCCAGCTGACCCGCTGATCCTGGCGATCACCACCGACAACAATGTGCGCCTGCAGAAGCTCAAGGCCAACGAGTGCCAGATCGCGCTGTATCCGAAACCGGATGACGTGCCGAGCATGAAGGCTGACCCGAACCTGAAGGTTGCGGAGCTGGCGGCGATGACCACCGCCTACACTGCGCTGAACACCACTCACAAATACATGAGCGACGCCCGCGTGCGCCACGCGATCAACATCGCGTTCGACAAAAAAGGCTACAACGAATCCCTGTACGGCAAAGGCAATGCCATTGATGCCACCGGCCCGTACCCGCCAACGCTGCTGGGTTTCAGCGACAAGCTGAAAAACCCGCCACGTGACCTCGACAAGGCCCGCGCCCTGCTCAAGGAAGCCGGCGTACCGGAAGGCACCGAGTTCACCCTGTTCACCCGTAACGGCGGCGGCCCGACCAACCCGAACCCGATGCTCGGCGCCCAGCGCATGCAGGCGGATCTGGCGCAGATCGGCCTGAAGGTGAACATCAAGGTCATGGAATGGGGCGAGATGCTCAAGCGTGCCAAAAACGGCGAGCACGACATGGTTTCCGCCGGTTGGGCAGGGGATAACGGGGACCCGGATAACTTCCTCACGCCAAACCTGAGTTGCGATGCTGCGAAAAACGGCGAAAACTACGCCCGCTGGTGTAACAAAGAGTTTCAAGACTTGATCGACAAAGCGCGCGCCATCGAGGAACCCTCGAAACGGGCCGCACTCTACGAACAAGCCATGGATGTCTTCGAAAAAGACCAACCGTGGATTCCCATGGCTTACCCGAAAATGTTCACCGCCATGCGTAAAAACGTCGAAGGCTTTACCCAAAGCCCTCTGACCACCAATAACTTCGCCACCACCCAGGTGAAGTAA
- a CDS encoding ABC transporter permease subunit: MFSFIARRLGLLIPTFFGITLLTFALIRMIPGDPVEVMMGERRVDPEMHAQAMERLGLNKPLYAQYFDYVGKLAHGDLGESLRTRTSVWTEFTALFPATLELSMAALLFAGILGLLAGVIAALKRGSLFDHGVMGISLAGYSMPIFWWGLILIMFFSVSLGWTPVSGRIDLLYDIEPRTGFMLIDTLLADEPDAFWDALHHLILPAIVLGTIPLAVIARMTRSSMLEVLREDYIRTAKAKGLSPARVVFVHGLRNALIPVLTVVGLQVGTLLAGAVLTETIFSWPGIGKWLIEAIGARDYPVVQNGILLIACLVILVNFVVDILYGFANPRIRHQR; this comes from the coding sequence ATGTTTAGTTTTATTGCCCGCCGACTGGGGTTATTGATCCCCACGTTTTTCGGCATCACGTTGCTGACGTTTGCGTTGATTCGCATGATTCCCGGCGACCCCGTAGAAGTCATGATGGGCGAACGCCGTGTCGACCCCGAGATGCACGCACAGGCAATGGAACGCCTTGGCCTGAACAAGCCGCTCTATGCGCAATACTTTGACTATGTAGGCAAGCTCGCCCATGGCGACCTCGGCGAATCCCTGCGCACACGCACCAGCGTGTGGACCGAATTCACCGCCCTCTTCCCTGCGACCCTGGAACTGTCCATGGCCGCCCTGTTGTTCGCCGGTATCCTGGGCCTGTTGGCCGGGGTGATCGCGGCGCTTAAACGAGGATCCCTGTTCGACCATGGGGTGATGGGCATCTCCCTCGCGGGATATTCGATGCCGATCTTCTGGTGGGGCCTGATCCTGATCATGTTCTTCTCGGTAAGCCTGGGCTGGACCCCGGTTTCCGGGCGTATCGACCTGCTCTACGACATTGAGCCGCGCACCGGTTTCATGCTGATCGACACCCTGCTGGCTGACGAGCCGGACGCGTTCTGGGATGCGTTGCACCACCTGATCCTGCCGGCCATCGTGCTCGGCACCATCCCGCTGGCGGTGATTGCGCGGATGACCCGTTCGTCGATGCTCGAAGTACTGCGCGAAGACTACATCCGCACCGCCAAGGCCAAAGGCCTGTCGCCGGCGCGCGTGGTATTCGTGCACGGCCTGCGTAACGCGCTGATCCCGGTACTGACCGTAGTCGGCCTGCAAGTCGGCACCCTGCTGGCCGGTGCGGTCCTGACCGAAACCATCTTCTCGTGGCCCGGCATCGGCAAATGGCTGATCGAAGCTATTGGCGCGCGGGACTACCCGGTGGTGCAAAACGGCATTTTGTTGATCGCCTGCCTGGTGATCCTGGTGAACTTCGTGGTGGATATCCTCTACGGCTTCGCCAACCCACGCATCCGTCACCAGCGCTGA
- a CDS encoding ABC transporter permease subunit has translation MTTPTQVSAVDQSLLYPSPYKEFWQAFSKNKGAVAGLLFMLLVVFCALFAPWVAPHNPSEQYRDFLLTPPAWLEGGQMQFLLGTDELGRDLLSRLIQGSRLSLLIGLSSVVMSLIPGILLGLFAGFFPRMLGPTIMRLMDIMLALPSLLLAVAIVAILGPGLINTVIAIAIVSLPSYVRLTRAAVMGELNRDYVTAARLAGAGLPRLMFITVLPNCMAPLIVQATLSFSSAILDAAALGFLGLGVQPPTPEWGTMLASARDYIERAWWVVSLPGLTILLSVLAINLMGDGLRDALDPKLKNAA, from the coding sequence ATGACCACACCTACTCAAGTGTCAGCAGTCGATCAAAGCCTGCTGTACCCGTCCCCGTACAAAGAATTCTGGCAAGCCTTCTCCAAGAACAAAGGCGCGGTTGCCGGCCTGCTGTTCATGTTGCTGGTGGTGTTTTGCGCGCTGTTCGCCCCGTGGGTGGCGCCGCATAACCCGAGCGAGCAATACCGTGACTTCCTGCTCACCCCGCCAGCCTGGCTGGAAGGTGGGCAGATGCAGTTCCTGCTCGGCACCGACGAGCTTGGTCGTGACCTGCTCTCGCGCCTGATCCAGGGCTCGCGCCTGTCGTTGCTGATCGGTTTGTCGTCGGTGGTGATGTCGCTGATCCCGGGCATCCTGCTGGGTCTGTTCGCCGGGTTCTTCCCGCGCATGCTTGGCCCAACCATCATGCGCTTGATGGACATCATGCTGGCCCTGCCATCGCTGCTGCTGGCCGTTGCCATTGTCGCGATCCTCGGCCCTGGCCTGATCAACACCGTCATCGCCATCGCTATCGTGTCGCTGCCGTCGTATGTGCGCTTGACCCGCGCTGCGGTGATGGGCGAACTGAACCGCGACTACGTGACCGCCGCCCGCCTCGCCGGCGCCGGCCTGCCCCGCCTGATGTTCATCACCGTGCTGCCTAACTGCATGGCGCCGCTGATCGTACAGGCTACCTTGAGCTTCTCCTCGGCGATCCTCGATGCCGCAGCCCTGGGCTTCCTGGGCCTTGGCGTACAACCGCCAACCCCTGAGTGGGGCACCATGCTGGCTTCGGCCCGCGACTACATCGAACGCGCCTGGTGGGTGGTGAGCTTGCCTGGTTTGACCATTTTGCTCAGCGTGCTGGCAATCAACTTGATGGGTGACGGCCTGCGCGATGCGCTGGACCCGAAACTCAAGAACGCCGCCTGA
- a CDS encoding ABC transporter ATP-binding protein — MSLLEIKNLNVRFGDKTAVPVVDGLDISVDKGEVLAIVGESGSGKSVTMMALMGLIEHPGIVTADALNFDGKDMLKLSNRQRRQIVGKDLAMVFQDPMTALNPSYTVGFQIEEVLRLHLKMSGKQARKRAIELLEKVEIPGAASRMDAYPHQLSGGMSQRVAIAMAIAGEPKLLIADEPTTALDVTIQAQIMELLLALQKEQNMGLVLITHDLAVVAETAQRVCVMYAGQAVEVGQVPQLFDIPAHPYSEALLKAIPEHSLGATRLATLPGIVPGRYDRPQGCLLSPRCPYVQESCRAQRPGLDPKSNSLARCFYPLNQEVA, encoded by the coding sequence ATGTCACTGTTAGAAATCAAGAATCTCAACGTCCGCTTCGGCGACAAGACCGCCGTGCCGGTGGTCGATGGCCTCGACATTTCCGTCGACAAAGGCGAAGTACTGGCGATCGTTGGCGAGTCGGGCTCGGGTAAATCCGTGACCATGATGGCGCTGATGGGCCTGATCGAGCACCCCGGCATCGTCACCGCCGACGCCCTGAACTTTGACGGAAAGGACATGCTCAAGCTGAGCAACCGTCAGCGCCGCCAAATCGTCGGCAAAGACCTGGCGATGGTGTTCCAGGACCCGATGACCGCGCTGAACCCCAGCTACACCGTGGGTTTCCAGATCGAAGAAGTGCTGCGCCTGCACCTGAAAATGTCCGGCAAGCAAGCACGCAAGCGCGCTATCGAACTGCTCGAAAAGGTAGAAATCCCGGGCGCTGCCAGCCGTATGGATGCCTACCCGCACCAACTGTCCGGCGGTATGAGCCAGCGTGTGGCCATCGCCATGGCAATTGCCGGTGAACCGAAACTGCTGATCGCCGATGAGCCGACCACTGCACTGGACGTAACCATCCAGGCGCAGATCATGGAACTGCTGCTGGCCCTGCAAAAAGAGCAGAACATGGGTTTGGTGCTGATCACTCACGACCTCGCGGTGGTGGCTGAAACCGCCCAGCGCGTGTGCGTGATGTACGCAGGCCAAGCCGTGGAAGTCGGCCAGGTGCCGCAACTGTTCGACATTCCGGCGCATCCGTACAGCGAAGCACTGCTCAAGGCCATTCCCGAGCACAGCCTGGGCGCCACCCGCCTGGCCACGCTGCCGGGTATCGTACCCGGTCGTTATGACCGCCCGCAGGGTTGCCTGCTGTCGCCACGCTGCCCGTATGTGCAGGAATCCTGCCGCGCCCAGCGCCCCGGCCTTGATCCGAAAAGCAACAGCCTCGCGCGCTGCTTCTACCCCTTGAACCAGGAGGTGGCGTAA
- a CDS encoding peptide ABC transporter ATP-binding protein, translated as MAVVLTARDLTRHYEVSRGLFKGHALVRALNGVSFELEAGKTLAVVGESGCGKSTLARALTLIEEPSSGSLKIAGQEVAGADKAQRKQLRKDVQMVFQSPYASLNPRQKVGDQLGEPLLINTNLSAAERREKVQAMMKQVGLRPEHYQRYPHMFSGGQRQRIALARAMMLQPKVLVADEPTSALDVSIQAQVLNLFMDLQQEFNTAYVFISHNLAVVQHVADDVMVMYLGRPVEVGPKEDIYARPLHPYTQALLSATPTIHPDPNKPKIKIVGELPNPLNPPPGCAFHKRCPYATARCSSEEPQLRALDNRQVACHYAEQFVA; from the coding sequence ATGGCCGTCGTTCTTACCGCCCGCGACCTCACCCGTCACTACGAAGTGTCCCGTGGCCTGTTCAAGGGCCATGCACTGGTACGTGCGCTTAATGGTGTGTCGTTTGAACTGGAAGCCGGCAAGACCCTCGCCGTGGTAGGCGAATCGGGTTGCGGCAAGTCCACCTTGGCCCGCGCATTGACGCTGATCGAAGAACCGTCGTCCGGCTCCTTGAAAATTGCCGGCCAGGAAGTTGCCGGCGCCGACAAGGCCCAGCGCAAGCAACTGCGCAAAGACGTGCAGATGGTGTTCCAGAGCCCGTACGCCTCGCTGAACCCACGCCAGAAGGTCGGTGACCAGCTCGGCGAGCCGCTGCTGATCAACACCAACCTGTCCGCCGCCGAACGCCGCGAAAAGGTGCAGGCAATGATGAAGCAAGTGGGCCTGCGCCCTGAGCACTATCAGCGCTACCCGCACATGTTCTCCGGCGGCCAGCGCCAGCGCATCGCCCTGGCCCGCGCCATGATGTTGCAGCCTAAAGTGCTGGTAGCGGATGAACCGACCTCGGCGCTCGACGTGTCGATCCAGGCCCAGGTGCTCAACCTGTTCATGGATTTGCAGCAGGAATTCAACACCGCCTACGTGTTCATCTCTCACAACCTGGCCGTGGTACAGCACGTGGCCGACGATGTGATGGTGATGTACCTCGGCCGCCCGGTAGAAGTCGGCCCCAAGGAAGACATCTACGCGCGCCCGCTGCACCCCTACACCCAGGCGCTGCTGTCGGCCACCCCGACCATCCACCCGGACCCGAACAAGCCGAAGATCAAGATCGTCGGCGAACTGCCCAACCCGCTGAACCCACCGCCTGGCTGCGCGTTCCACAAGCGTTGCCCGTATGCAACGGCGCGCTGCAGCAGTGAGGAGCCGCAGTTGCGCGCGTTGGATAACCGTCAGGTGGCTTGCCACTATGCGGAGCAGTTTGTGGCCTGA